GTGCCGAAGTAATAGGGCGGCTGGGCGGCGAAGGTCTGGCTCTCGCTGGTGAGCAGGATGTCGGCGAATTCGTGGATCAGGTCGCTATGGGCGGTGCGGGTGAACTTGACGATCATGGTCGGCAGGATCAGCGGACCCGGGCCGGTGACCTTGGCGTAGCCGAGCGGCAGGCCGCTGGCGATGGCGATGCCGGTGTTGTCGTGCCAGAGCGGGCAGAGCCCGATCTCGCTGCGCTCCAGCATCTGCTGCAGCAGGTTGGGATTGCGCCCGACCAGCGGCTTCAGCTCCTTCCACTTGGCGAGGCCGAAATCGGTGTCCGCATCGGTCTTGCCGAAGGCCGAGGCCGCGATCGAGACGCAGGCGAGGCCGAGATTGGACTGCGGCCGAGAGACGCCGATCTTGCCGGCATAGTCCGGCTTCCAGAGATCAGCCCAGGTCTTGGGCGGGTTCGGGACCATCTGCTTGTTGTAGGCGATGCCGATGCCGGCATAGCTGATCGGCACGCCCATGCCGTAGGCGTAGGGCATGAAGCGCGGGTCAATGTTCTTGGCGTTGGGGACCTTGGCGATGTCGAGCGGCTCGAGCACGCCCTCGTCGACTGCGTTGATGATCGCGGGCGAGCCCATCACCGCGAAATCATAGGGCGAGGCGCCGCGCGAGGCCTTGATCTGGGCGATCGCCTCCGCCGAAAGGCCGCCGATGATGCGCAGCGAGACGCCGGGATACTTCTTGGCGAGGATGTCCCCGGCGCGCTTCAGCGGATCGTCCTGGGCGCTGCCATAGCCGATCATGACCAGTTCGCGGGCCTGGGCTCGCAGGACCGTTGGTGCGGCCAGCGCGACGCTGCCCGCTGCGGCCCCGAGGAAACGGCGTCGAGACAAAGTCGTCATGGAGGTTCTCCCCGGCCTGCCTGCGTCGGAACGGCACCCGCGGCCTGCGGGCGCGATGGATTGAGCTTTCAATTTGCGGACAAACGAAAACAATCGCAAGCATAAAACTTAGCCAGGTCGCGCCGATTTTTCGAGCGCTCACGCGATGGTGACCTGAACCCCCGCCGCCTCGAGCGCCTGGATGTCGGCCGCCGCCGCGCCCTGGTCGGTGATCAGCAGATCCGCCTGGTCGAGCGGCGCGATGCGGGCACTGCCGACATGACCGATCTTGCCGTGGTCGGCGACGAAGACGACGCGCCGGGCCGAGGCCATCATCGCCTTCTTCACCTCCGCCTCTTCCCAGTTGCCATTGGTGAAGCCGCGGGCAGCATCGACGCCGGCACAGCAGAGAAAGGCGAGATCGGCGTTGATCTCACGCAGCAGCGTCGTGCCGAAGGGCGAGATCAGGCTGCTGGAGCGGGCATTGCGACCGCCGCGCTTGAGGCGCCCGCCGGTGACGATGACGGTGACGCCCTCATGCGCCTGCAGTGCCAGCGCGATGTCGAGACCGTTGGTGACGACGACGACATCGGTGAGCGCGGCCGGCAAGGCGTGGGCGATGGCGAGCGTGGTCGTTCCGGCGTCGAGGATGACGGTTTCGCCGTCGCGGACGAGGGCGGCCGCCTGGTCGGCGATGCGCTCTTTCTCGTCCGAAAAGGACTGGCTCGGCAGGTCGACGGGGCGCTCGAAGCGGGCCGGGCGGAGCGCCATCGCCCCGCCGCGGATTCGGCGGATGAGCTGGCGCTTCTCCAGCGCGTCGAGATCGGCGCGGATCGTCACCGCGGAGACGCCAAGCTCCTCGGCCAGCGCCGCGACCTCGACCACGCCCTTGGCCGAGAGCCTTTCGATGATGCGCTCGTGGCGCGGCAATGTGCGGCCGCGGGCGAGATCGGGCAGGGCTTGCGTGGAGGACATGGCAGGCTTCGTTGTCACTTGCGTTACCAGATAAAATGAAGGATATCGAAAGTCGAGCCCAGATCCGGCGAGCGGATCCGGCACGAGACCTTCGACAGGACAGGACCAGCATGGCCGACCACATGCAGCAGTTCAAAGCCCTCAAGCGCGAATCCTCATCGGATGCGCCTGGCGATCCTGAGCGCTTCCGGCGCGTGGAGCTGACGCATACGGAAATGATGGCGCAGGGCGACGCCATGACCCGCACGCTCGCGACCACGGCGGAGGCGGTGAAGCGCATTGCCGGCGAGATCGCCGCGCGGCCGCTGCGGCGCGTCGTCATCACCGGCTGCGGCGATTCCTGGATCGCCGGCATCGGCGTCCGGCTGGCCTATGAGCGGCTGCTGGGCGTTCCCTGCGAGCCCTATGAGGCCTTCGATCTCGAGCAGTACGGGCTCGACCTTCTCGACGACGGCACGCTGACGATCGGGCTGAGCTCGAGCGGCAACACCGCGCCCGTCAGCGCCAGCCTGAAGGCCACGGTCGCGCGCGGCGGGTATGCCGTGGCGCTGACCAACACCGCGACCTCGGCGATGATGCAGGATTTCCCGGCCGCGCTGCTGATCCAGGCGACGCGCGGCGGCTGGCCGACACAGTCCAGCACGGCCGCCATGGCGTTGCTGATCGCACTGGCGCTGGCGATCGCCGAAGCGAAGGGCCTCGGCGAAGGCAAGGCACCGGGGCTCGCAAGCGACCTCGCCGCACTGCCCGCGGTGATGGATGCCGTCGCGACGGGCTTCTACGACAAGGCGAAGGCGCTGGGCGTGGAGCTGGCGCGCAGCGACATGATGCTGCTGGCCGGGGCCGGCCCGCATCTGGCGCCCGCCGCCTTCGGCGCGGCCAAGCTGAAGGAGCTGGCACCGATCCACGCCATCGCCTTCCCGCTGGAGGAATACCATCACTACCGCACGCAGAAGGCCGGCGACCCGCTCTTCCTGATCGCGCCCGACCAGGCGAGCCGCCAGCGCGCACTGGAAACCGCCATCGTCGGCAAGGGCGTCGAGGGGCATACCATCGCGCTGGTGCCGGAGGGCGAAGACGACTTCGGCCCCTATTGCGCCCATGTCTGGCATCTGCCGCCGGTGCGGATCGAGCTGGCGCCGCTGGTCTACAGCGTTCCGCTGCATCTGTTCGGCTACCATGTGACCAAGGCACGCGACGCGCTCGGCCTCGGCGCCCCGCGGCTCGGCGGCCTCGCTGCGTGACGCCGGAGCTCGTCACCGCGGGCGGGCTGACGGTCGATCATGTGATCTCGGCCGACGGGACGGTCGCGCTGGCGCGGGTCGGCGGCAACGGCGCCTATTCCAGCGTCGGCGCCTTGTGCTGGCGCGAGCCTATCGGCCTCGTCAGCGTCGCCGTGGCGAGCTATCCGCGCGAGACGCTTGCGCGGCTTCGCGACAACGGCGTCGCGCTCGACGGCGTCGTCATGGTCGATGTCGCGCTCGAGAGCGGAAACTGGTTCATCTATGACGATGAGGGCCACCGCAGCGAGCGACTGACCAGCCGCCCCGAGGAGCTGGCGCAGGCCGGTTTCCCGACCGACCGGCTCACGCCCCAGCAGGTCGATGACTGGCAGGCGCATCTGCGGCGGCGCGGCGATGGCGGCGAGCTGTCCTATTCGCAGTTCCGTGACACGCATCCGATGGTCGCGGCGCAGGTGCCGGAGCACTATCTGCGCGCGCGAGGGGCCCATTGCGCGCCGAGCCGCCCGGTCGTGCTGGCCGACCTGCTGCCCCTGTTCAACGGCCGCGGCATGGTGGTGACGCTCGATGCCGGCTGGCAGCTGGCGGAACTCTCGCTCGACGATCTCTCGCCCTTCCTCGCGCAGATCGACGCCTTCCTGCCCAGCGAGATCGAGCTCGCCGCGCTCGTCCCCGGCGTCCCGATCGAGCAGGCGCTGGCACTCGCGGCAGCGCGCTGCCGCGGCACGGCGGCGGTGAAGCTCGGGCCGCGCGGCTGCCTCGTCTGGGACAAGGCGGCCGGTGCGCCCGTCGCCGTGCCGGTGATTCCGACCCATGCCATCGATCCCACGGGCGCAGGCGATTCCTTTTGCGGCGGCTTCCTCGCCGGGCTCGTCGAGACGGGAGATCCCGTCCTCGCGGCCGCCTTTGGCGCCGTCTCGGCCTCGCTCATCGTCAGCCGCCACGGCGCCGACGGGGCACTGCCGATCGACCGCGCCGCCTGCCGCGAAGCGTTGGCGCGGCTGACATCCTCCCTCGCCCGCGCGCCCATGCCAGCCTGAACTCTTGCCCGCCTGATCCTTGCCCGCCTGACCCTGCCCTCGCCGCCCAGGAAGCCAGCCTTGACCACGCTCCGCGTCTTCGCCGCCCGCCCCCTCGTCATCGCTGCGCTGCACCTGCCGGATTTCGGCCGGATGCGCGACAAGAGCATGGCCTGGCTGGAGGATTACGTGGCGACCAATGCGCGGGTCTTCGCGCAGGCAGGCGTTCCCTACATCAAGCTGCAGGACCAGACCCGCGAGGCCGGGCCGATGGCGGCGAGTTCGCTCGCCATGACCGCCGCCCTCGCCCGCTTCCTGCGGGCCGAGGTGCCCGATATCGGGCTCGGCATCATCGTGGAGGCGCATGATCCGGTCGCCTCGCTGTCGATCGCCCATGCGGCGGGGGCCGATTTCGTGCGGCTCAAGGTCTTCGTCGGCGCCGCGATGACGGCGCAGGGGCCGCGCACCGGCATGGGCGCGCAGGCGCTCGCCTTCCGCAACGCGCTGGGCCGGGACGACATCGCAATCCTCGCCGACGTGCATGACCGCACCGCCGTGCCGATGTCGTCCGAGACGCCGGAATTCGCCGCCGAATGGGCCCAGAAGACCGGCGCCGACGGTCTGATCCTGACCGGGGCGGACTGGGCGGATTCGCTGTCCCGCATCCGTCGTGCCCGCGAGACGGGAATCAAGCGGCCGATCCTGCTGGGCGGCAGTGTGACGACCGGCAATGTCGGCGAGGCGCTGACCGCCGCCGACGGCGTGATCGTCTCGACGGCCCTGATGCGCAAGGACGCCGCGGCGTCCGACGTGCTGCGCTGGGATCTCGATCTCTGCCGGCGCTTCATGGACGCCGCGCGCGGCTGAAGTCCTCGCGGCATCGCCTCCCTTGCCGGCGCCCGCGCAGCCCGGCACTGTCGGTCTCGAAGGGAACGATTCGACGGGCCCGCGGTTGACGTCTCGCCGCATCAGAGCGGCACGAAAGGATTTTCGATGAGCAGGCTTTCAGTCCTCGCGGGCATCTTCGGTTTCGTCGCGCTGGCCGCCGTCGGCGCCACGGCGCCGGCCGCCGCCTCGCAGGCCCTTCCGGCCGCGACGGCGCAGCAGCTCGACGAGCAGGATCTGGCCTTCACCATGACCGCCGCCAAGCAGCGCCGGCTCTACATGATGCAGGAAACCCAGCGCCAGCAGCGCTACGGCCGTGGTGGCTATGGGCGCGGCCCGGCCTATGGCCGTGGCTACGGGCCGCGGCCCGGCTATGGCCCCCGCCCCTATTACGGCCGTCCCGGCTACGGCGGCCCGCCTCCCGGCTACGGCTATCGCCGCTACGACCGCTACTGAGGTCTGACGGCCCCTATCCCTCGCGCCGCTCCGGACGCTAGAACAGCGGACGGACAGCGCGAGGAGCAGGGCATGAGCAGGAAAGTAGCGATCGTCACCGCCGGTGGCAGCGGCATGGGGGCAGCCACGGCGCGCCGCCTCGCCAAGGACGGCTATAACGTTGCGATCCTCTCCTCCTCCGGCAAGGGCGAGGCGCTGGCGCTAGAGTTGGGCGGGCTCGGGGTCACCGGCTCGAACCTCTCCGGCGACGACGTGAGGCGCTTAGTCGACCTGACGATGGAGCGCTGGGGCCGCGTCGACGCGCTGGTCAACAGCGCCGGCCATGGTCCTCGCGGGCCGATCCTCGAGATCACGGACGAGGACTGGCAGCGCGGGCTCGACGTCTACTTCCTCAGCGCCGTGCGGGCGATCCGGCTGGTGACGCCGATGATGCAGGCTCAGAAATCCGGCGCGATCGTCAACATCACCACGGCCTGGGCGTTCGAGCCTGAGGCGATGTTCCCGACCTCGGCGATGGCGCGGGCGGGGCTCGCGACCTTCACCAAGATCTTCGTCGACCAGTATGGCGCCGACAACATCCGCATGAACAACGTCCAGCCGGGCTGGATCGACAGCCTGCCGGCGACGGAGGAGCGGCGCCAGCGCGTGCCAATGCAGCGCTATGGCCGCAGCGACGAGATCGCCGGCACCATCGCCTTCCTGCTGTCGCCGGATGCCGGCTACATCACCGGCCAGAACATCCGCGTCGATGGCGGGCTGACACGCTCGATCTGAGCGCGCGCTTCAACGGATGTCCCGCGCCGTGAGATGCTTCCAGTTCCGCTCGGAGCGCGCGAGATAGGTCCTTGTGTCCTTCGACCAGGTGGCCCGCACGTCGAGATCGTAATTGAGGTAGAGGCGGCCCTCGACGATCGACCAGGCCTCGGGCTCGATCTTCACGAGATAGCCGCGCGACGTCCCGTAGGCACAGAAGCCGCCATAGGCCGGCTTGTAGCGCTCCGGATCGGCCAGGAAGAGCGCCCGGTTGGCGGCGCTGGCGAAATGCCAGGTGGCGCCGTCATGCCGGACGGCGTGCTCGGGCGAGCCCTGGCGCGGGCCGCCCTGGCGGAAATAGGCGACGGGGTCATAGCCGCGGATCGCGACACCCTCGGCCGAGCCCAGCGTGTTCACGGGCTTCCCGGTCATGGCCGGCGCGGCCGCGACACCCGGCAGGGCCAGGAGCGCGACCAGGGCCAGCAGCCCGCGACGGCCGATCAGGGCGGAGCGGTGAGAGATCATGGCGTCGGCCTCCCTTCCTCAATGCGCGATGGCGAGCGGTGTGGCGGCGAGAGCGAGCGCCGCCAGACCCGTGCGCGCCTTGCCGAGGCGGGCGAGCCGGCGGCTGGCGAAGAGATTGTGCCCGCCGCGCCGCGCCAGCCGCTCGCGCAGAACGGGAGCGGCGCGATCATGCGCGCCGGAGCGGATCAAGCTCTCGATATAGGCCTGCTCGAAGAGGTCGCGCTGGGCATGGCTGCCGCCGATGGCGGTCAGGCTCCCGCGCGCGGCACCCAGCAGGCGTGCCGCCTCGCCATAGTCGCCTTCGTGGAAAGCGATCAGCCCGTAGGCGGCGAGCGCGCCGCTGCGGGAGGCCTCGCGCCGCTCGCCGCTGGCGTGGACCTGTGCATCGGCGGCCAGCGACTGCGCGATGGTGCCGGCCGCCCTATCGCGCCCGGAGCCGAGCAGGGCCAGCGCATAATGCAGATCGGCGAAGACGAGGCGGCGGTCGTCGATGCGGGCCTCGGCCTTCGTCGCCAGCTCCTCCCAGCGCGAGCCGACATCGAAGCCCGCATAGTCGAGTCGGGCCAGCAGCGCGGCCCCATTGGCGATGTCACGGTAATCGTCAGTCTGCTCGGCCCGGATGCCTTCGTCATAGAGGCGCAGCACCTCCGCCGTCTCGCCGCGCTCCAGCCGGAACAGGGCCAGGTGCCAGGTGATGTGGAAGCGGAAGTTGTTGGCATGGGCCCAGCCCGCGCTGTCGGCCAGCCAGGCGATGCCTTCCTCCGTGCGGCCCGTCATCTCCAGCACATGGGCGACGGCATGGCGCCCCCAGGCGTCGCGCGGCGCCCATTCGACGGCGCGGCGCCCGGCGGCCTCGGCCTCGCGGTAGAAGCCGCGCTCCTCGAGCGCGAAGGCGTAGCAGCCGAAGACATAGCCGCTCAGGCGGTGCCCGGCGGGAACATGCGGCACGACGCGGCGCAGGCAGGCCAGCATCTCGCCCTGGTCGCCGAGCATGAAGCGAATGCCATGCGAGAGCTTCAGCGCCAGCACGTCGCGGGGATGGTCGGCCAATACCGCCTCCAGCGCCTGGGCGGCGCGGCGCGGCCTGTCGTCGAGCCAGAGGCCGAGGGCTTCCACGAACCGCGTTTCGCGCGGCGTCACCGGCCGCTCGGCGCTGGCGCGGCGGGCCTGAGCGAGGCAGTCGCGCGCCGTGCCCAGCAATTCGGGCCGGGCAAGCGAGAGCAGCATCAGCCCTCTGGCGGCATGGGCCAGCGCGAAGCCGGGATCGGCCGCGAGCGTCCGGGCGAGGTGCTCGGGTGCGGACGCGGCATGGGCCAGCACCGCTTCCAGCGTCTCGTCCCAGGCGAGCCTGGCCGCATCGTTGGCGACGCCGATCCTGTTGCCGCAGAGGTCGAAGAACATGGGGCTCACTCTCGTTTCCGGCGAAGCCCGACTCCGCCGCTCGGAAGGGAGTTCGCAGCGGCGCGATCAACCGCCGTTCAACTCGCTTCACGCAGGCGTGATGGGGCCGATGCAGGCGCCTCTGCGGGCGTGTCGCGGGACGCGGGCGGCGGACCGGCCCAGGGCGCGCGCTTGAACCAGCCGACGACGCAGGCGACGCCGAGGATGGCGGCGAAGCCCGCGACGTTGAGCAGGGCGACGGCGAGCCCGTCATGCCCCGCGATCTCCGACGCCGTCCAGGCGAGCCGCGCGAGCACGATGCTGCCCAGGAAGGCCGCGAGCGACTGCCGGCCGATCAGGATGAGCAGGTGGCCGAGGCCGGCGTCGAGCCGGTCCCGGACCGGTTCGATCGCGCTCAAAACGAGATAGGCGAGCGCCAGGAAGTGCAAGATGCGCAGCGGGTGGAGATTGCTCTTCTCCGACGCTGCCGGCAGCAGGAGCTCGCGCAGCTCCCGGCCGGCGGGCCAATGCTCCAGGATGCCCCAGAAGGAGAAGGGCACGGACACGACCACGAAGACAGCGGCCGCCAGCAGCAGACCGGGCCGGCGCAGCGGCGGCACCGGCAGCCACTTCATCGCGATGAAGAAGCCGATGAAGAAGATCGCCTGCCAGGCGAAAGGGTTCAGGAACCAGCCGGCGCCATTCCAGGGGTTGCCGGGGAGGTTCAGCCCTTCCGTCCAGACCAGCGCGTAGAGCAGCGCCACCATCAGGAAGGGCAGCCAGGGGTGGAGCCGCCGCAGCGCGATGGCGAGCGGGATCAGCGCCAGGATGACGAGATACATCGGCAGGATGTCGAGGTAATCGGGCTGCCAGGTCAGGGTGACGAGGCCGAAGAGCGCCCGCTCCGGATCCGTCATCAGCGGCGCGAACTGGCGCCCCAGCTCGGCGCTGCCGACCAGCGTGTCGAGCAGCGTGGCCAGCGCCACCAGCGCGACGACGAGGCCGACATGGGCCCAGTAGACCTGCCAGAGGCGCTGCAGGATGCGCGCCGTGCCGAGCCACCAGCCCCTCCGGACGAAGGTCGCCCCAAAAGCGAGCGCGCTGGCGAAGCCGGAGCAGAAAACGAAGAGTTCAGCCCCGGACGAAAAGCCGAAGCGGGCGGGGATCCAGGCGTTCCAGCTGTTGGCCGGCACATGGGCGACGAAGATGATCAGCATCGTGATGCCGCGGAACAGGTCGAGGCGCTCGTCGCGCGGCCGCTTCGACGTCGGTGCCGGCGCGGCCATCAGAAGGCCCCCTCATAGGCGGCGGCGTCGATGCGGCAGGCGAGCAGGCTGAAGCCGGGCCGCGCGAAGGCAGCGGCCGCCTCGCGGGTAAGGCTCGCGCGGTCATCAACCGTCGCGCCATGGCCACCGAAGGCGCGTGCCACGGCGGCGAAGTCGCTGAGGCCGAGATCGACGCCAGCGCGGGCCAGCCCCATCTGCTTCTGCTTCAACGCGATCAGGCCGAGCGCCTCGTCGACCAGCACGGCGATGACGACGGGCACAGCGAGATCGCGCAACGTCGCGAGTTCGCCGAGCACCATCTCCAGCCCGGCGTCGCCGACGAAGCAGAGCGTCGGCTGCCCGCTGCCGAGCGCCGCGCCGGTCGCCAGCGGCAGGGCACAACCCATGGTGCAGAGCCCGGTCGATTGCAGCAGGCGGCGCGGCCCGTCGCAGGACCAGAGTTGCGAGAGCAGGATGCGATGCGCGCCGGAATCCGCCGTCGCGACCGTGCCACTCGGCGCCGCCGCCCGCAGCGTCTCGAAGACGGCATGCGGGCCCCAGCCGTCGGGGGCCGCGAAGGCACGACGGAAGGCGGCGCGGATCGTGGCCGGCTCGCCCCGCTCCCAGACCGTCGCGGGTGAGAGCCGCTCGGCCAGCCGATCGAGGATGGTGCCGACATGGCCTTCGAGCGTCATCGTCGCGCGGTGCATCCCATGCGGCAGCGCCTGGGCGACGATGTCGATGACCGGCTTGTCGGCCGGCCAGGGGTTGCGCCAGCCCTGGCGCATCTCGATCGGGTCATAGCCGGCCAGCACGATCAGGTCGGCCGCCTCGATCAGCGGGCGGATCAGCGCATCCGCCTTCGGCGAGAGGCCAACGCCTCCGATGACGCGCAGGTCGTCCTCGGGCAGCAGCCCCTTGCCCTTGTAGGTGGTCAGCAGCGGCGCGCCGGTCCGGTCGATCAGCCGGGCTAGGGAGGCGGCGGCGTTCTCGTTGACGAGGTCGAGCCCGGCGAGAACGAGCGGCCGGCGTGCCCCGGCGAGCAAAGCCACCGCGCGGTCGAGATCGGCGGGCCCACCGACAGCCACCGGGGCGACCGGCGGCGGCGGAAGCGTCGTGGCGGGCGCCTCGGCGACGGCGATGGGCAGGTCGATATGAACGGGGCCCGGCCGGCCGGACCGGGCGATGGCGAGCGCCTTGTCGACGACCAGCGCCTCGGTGCCGGGCGCCGCGCGGAAGCTCGCCTTGACCAGCGGGCGAAGCACCGCCTGATGGTCGAAGACCTGGTGGGTGTAGCTCTCGGCGAGCGCCTGATCGACGCAGCCGGTGATGAAGATCAGCGGCACTCGATCCTGCTGGGCATGGGCGACCGCGGTGATGGCGTTGCTGACGCCTGGCCCCAGCGTCGCCACTAAGACGGGCAGCGCGCCCGTGACGTGCCAGAGCCCCTCGGCCATGAAGCCCGCGGCGTTCTCGTGCCGCGCGAGTTCGAAGCGGATGCCCGCGCGCCCAAGCCCATCGACCAGCGCCAGCACCTCGCCGCCGGGGATGCCGAAGGCATGGGTCGCGCCGGCCGCCGCCAACCTCGCCGCGATGATGTCGGCGCCCGTCAGCGTGGCCGTGCCGGCCGGCATAGGGGCTGGCGGCGGGGTCTGGATCGTCATGCAGGCAACTCCTCGCAGGCGAAGCGCCAAGCCGGCGGTTCAGGATGACAATCGCGGCGGAGCCTCCCGCGGTTACCGCTTCACGGAAAGGTGATCGGCGCGCGGGGACGGCTCGGTCATCGTCAGCCGCCAGGCCCGCTCGATCCACGCGGGATCGACGACATGGCCGCCGGCGTGCAGGCAGAGTTCCAGGGGCGGAGCGCCGGCCGCGCTCAGCGGCAGGCAGGAGAGCGAATCCGGAGCGGTGGCAAAATCCGCCACCGTCACCGCCCTCGCCTGCGGATCGAGGATGGCGAGGCTCCTGAAGACATCGCCCTGGCGGTAGCCGTTGCGCAGGGCGCGGCCGGCGAGCGGCACGGTGCCGTCCGCCGTGCCATGGGTATGGATCAGGGCGGGCCGCGGTCCGGCGCAGGAGGCGGGCAGCGGCTCCCAGAAGGCACCGGCAACCGGCGCGAAGGCCCGGAAGCGCTCCGGCATCCGGCAGGCGAGATACCAGACCATCGAGCCGCCCTGCGAGAAGCCGCTCGCCATGATCCGGCTTGAATCGACCGGGAAGCGCGCTGCGACATCGTCGAGAACCCGGCCGACGAAGGCGAATTCGTCGCGATGTCGGCCCGGCGACCCCGGATAGGACCAGGTGCGCCCGGCGCCGTCGGGCGCGATCAGGGCGATGCCGAGCCGCGTCGCCAGCGCGCGCAGGCCGACATCGGCGGCGGTTTCCTCGGCCGAGCCCTGCCAGCCATGGAAGTACATCAGCGCCGCAAGCGGGGCCCTGTCAGCGGCAGCATCGGGCAGGATCAGCCGATAATGCCCGCCCTCGACCCGGCAGCCCTGCTCGCCCGGGCAGGCCTCGACCGGCGCGGCGAGGCCGGGGCCTGCCAGAACAAGGCCGGCGAGGGCGAGCCAGAGCGGCCAGCGGCGGATCATCGGTCGGCTCCATGGCCGGCCCGCCGATCGCCGGCCGTGCGCAGCCGACGCTAGCGGCGTTCGGCAGCCGCTGCGAGGGGCGCTCGCCGGCTTGTGAGCGAGTGGAAAGGCGTGCAAGGAGAAGACCTGCCTCCCTGTTCCGGACCCCTCGCCGCCCGTGTCGCTCGACGATTTCGAAGCCGTGCTGCACCCCGCCTTCATGGCCGGGCTCGAAGGCGACGCCGGCGCCTATCGCCGCTTCCTCGGCTTGATCGGGGGGCGTCTGCGCGGCTTCCTGCGCGGTCATCTGGCGCGGGCCGGCATCGCCAGCGCCGAGGAGGCGGAGGACGTACTGCAGGAGACTCTGCTGGCGCTGCATCTGTCGCGGCATACCTACGACCCGGCCGTGCCCGTCTCGGCCTGGGCCCATGCCATCGCCCGCTACAAGCTGATCGACCATCTGCGGCGCTCAGGCCGGCATCGCGGCCATCTGCAGATCGAGGACGAAGCGCTCTCCCAGGCGGCCCCCGGCAGCGCCGCCAGCGACGCCAAGCTCGATGTCGAGCGTGCGCTCGCCGCCCTGCCGGAACGCACGCGAACGCTGATCGATCGCGTCAAGCTCCAAGGCGGGAGCCTCGCCGATGCGGCCCAGGCCACCGGCATGACCGAAAACGCGGCCAAGGTCGCGCTGCATCGTGGTCTGAAGGCGATGGCGAAGGTGCTCAGCCGACGCGGAACGCGAACGCCATGATCTTTCGCCCCCTGAGCCGTGTAACCTTTCAGGCTCCGCCGCCGAACTCTCAGAACCGCAGCAGGCCCCCGCAGGTTTCGACAGCGCCATGAAAACCGACGATCTCGTCACCCTCCTCGCCAGCGACTCCGGCCCCGTCGAGACGGCGGGCTTCGCCCGCGCGACGGGGCTGACCGCGCTGGCCGGGCTCGCCGCCTGCGCCGCCGTGGTCCTCCTGATGTTCGGGCCGCGCCTCGACCTGGCCGCGGCCGCCATGACGCTGCCCGTTCTCGCCAAATTCGTCCTGGGCGCCTCGGTGGCCGGCCTTGCGCTCATCGCCTTCCAGCGCAGCCTGCGGCCGGGCCGGGCGGCGGGCGGCCTGCTCGCGCTCGTCCTGCTGCCGGTCGCGGCCGTGCTCGCCTGGGCGCTGACGGTGCTGGCGGCCCAGCCGATGCCGGCCTGGCCCGCGCTCCTGCTCGGGCGAACCTGGTCGGCCTGCCTCGTGCTGGTGCCGCTCTATGCACTACTGCCGCTGGCCGGGCTGTTCGTGCTCGCCCGACGCGGCGCGCCGGTGCGGCCGCGCCTGACGGGACTCGCGGCCGGGGTCGGCGCGGCGGGGCTTGCGACGCTCGCCTACGCGCTGCACTGCCCGGAAGACGCCGTGCCCTTCCTCGCCACCTGGTATCCCCTGGCGATGGCCGTCGCCGGTGGGCTCGGGGCGCTCGCCGG
This portion of the Bosea sp. OAE506 genome encodes:
- a CDS encoding extracellular solute-binding protein; amino-acid sequence: MTTLSRRRFLGAAAGSVALAAPTVLRAQARELVMIGYGSAQDDPLKRAGDILAKKYPGVSLRIIGGLSAEAIAQIKASRGASPYDFAVMGSPAIINAVDEGVLEPLDIAKVPNAKNIDPRFMPYAYGMGVPISYAGIGIAYNKQMVPNPPKTWADLWKPDYAGKIGVSRPQSNLGLACVSIAASAFGKTDADTDFGLAKWKELKPLVGRNPNLLQQMLERSEIGLCPLWHDNTGIAIASGLPLGYAKVTGPGPLILPTMIVKFTRTAHSDLIHEFADILLTSESQTFAAQPPYYFGTTVKGIVAPAGAAAFLPSTPEEIASMVSVDWPKVAPNRGKIVEAFDRMFAG
- a CDS encoding DeoR/GlpR family DNA-binding transcription regulator, coding for MSSTQALPDLARGRTLPRHERIIERLSAKGVVEVAALAEELGVSAVTIRADLDALEKRQLIRRIRGGAMALRPARFERPVDLPSQSFSDEKERIADQAAALVRDGETVILDAGTTTLAIAHALPAALTDVVVVTNGLDIALALQAHEGVTVIVTGGRLKRGGRNARSSSLISPFGTTLLREINADLAFLCCAGVDAARGFTNGNWEEAEVKKAMMASARRVVFVADHGKIGHVGSARIAPLDQADLLITDQGAAAADIQALEAAGVQVTIA
- a CDS encoding SIS domain-containing protein; this translates as MADHMQQFKALKRESSSDAPGDPERFRRVELTHTEMMAQGDAMTRTLATTAEAVKRIAGEIAARPLRRVVITGCGDSWIAGIGVRLAYERLLGVPCEPYEAFDLEQYGLDLLDDGTLTIGLSSSGNTAPVSASLKATVARGGYAVALTNTATSAMMQDFPAALLIQATRGGWPTQSSTAAMALLIALALAIAEAKGLGEGKAPGLASDLAALPAVMDAVATGFYDKAKALGVELARSDMMLLAGAGPHLAPAAFGAAKLKELAPIHAIAFPLEEYHHYRTQKAGDPLFLIAPDQASRQRALETAIVGKGVEGHTIALVPEGEDDFGPYCAHVWHLPPVRIELAPLVYSVPLHLFGYHVTKARDALGLGAPRLGGLAA
- a CDS encoding PfkB family carbohydrate kinase, which translates into the protein MTPELVTAGGLTVDHVISADGTVALARVGGNGAYSSVGALCWREPIGLVSVAVASYPRETLARLRDNGVALDGVVMVDVALESGNWFIYDDEGHRSERLTSRPEELAQAGFPTDRLTPQQVDDWQAHLRRRGDGGELSYSQFRDTHPMVAAQVPEHYLRARGAHCAPSRPVVLADLLPLFNGRGMVVTLDAGWQLAELSLDDLSPFLAQIDAFLPSEIELAALVPGVPIEQALALAAARCRGTAAVKLGPRGCLVWDKAAGAPVAVPVIPTHAIDPTGAGDSFCGGFLAGLVETGDPVLAAAFGAVSASLIVSRHGADGALPIDRAACREALARLTSSLARAPMPA
- a CDS encoding BtpA/SgcQ family protein produces the protein MTTLRVFAARPLVIAALHLPDFGRMRDKSMAWLEDYVATNARVFAQAGVPYIKLQDQTREAGPMAASSLAMTAALARFLRAEVPDIGLGIIVEAHDPVASLSIAHAAGADFVRLKVFVGAAMTAQGPRTGMGAQALAFRNALGRDDIAILADVHDRTAVPMSSETPEFAAEWAQKTGADGLILTGADWADSLSRIRRARETGIKRPILLGGSVTTGNVGEALTAADGVIVSTALMRKDAAASDVLRWDLDLCRRFMDAARG
- a CDS encoding SDR family oxidoreductase, with amino-acid sequence MSRKVAIVTAGGSGMGAATARRLAKDGYNVAILSSSGKGEALALELGGLGVTGSNLSGDDVRRLVDLTMERWGRVDALVNSAGHGPRGPILEITDEDWQRGLDVYFLSAVRAIRLVTPMMQAQKSGAIVNITTAWAFEPEAMFPTSAMARAGLATFTKIFVDQYGADNIRMNNVQPGWIDSLPATEERRQRVPMQRYGRSDEIAGTIAFLLSPDAGYITGQNIRVDGGLTRSI
- a CDS encoding YHS domain-containing (seleno)protein, which codes for MISHRSALIGRRGLLALVALLALPGVAAAPAMTGKPVNTLGSAEGVAIRGYDPVAYFRQGGPRQGSPEHAVRHDGATWHFASAANRALFLADPERYKPAYGGFCAYGTSRGYLVKIEPEAWSIVEGRLYLNYDLDVRATWSKDTRTYLARSERNWKHLTARDIR